A segment of the Planctomycetota bacterium genome:
TTTGAAGCTGGCATCTCGGAAACCAGCGGAGGATTTTCGGACGACCGCAGCATCCTAATGAGCAACATGGAGTCCGCAGGGCTGGTGCAGGTCGCTCGCGAGGGCCAGGCCACGCCCGACGGGAACGGGACTTTCTTTGAGCCGATTTTCCCCGCCCTCAGCAACTCAGGTCAGACAGTGTTTTTGGCGGGTCTCGTAGGCGTCGCACCATCGGCGGACTTTGGTCTCTACGTGGGCGACGGGACGGTCGATGGCATCGTCGAACTCGCTCGTGGTGGACTGGCTGCGTCTGACGGAAACGGGACTCTAGCCACGCTTGAAGGCTATGCCGTCAACGACGCTGGCCATGCGGTCTTCCGTGGACTCCTCAGCGGAACAAGCGGCGGGTCTTCAGATGATGCTGGCTACTACCTCGTCGACTTTACCGGCAGCGGCCTTACACAGATCGCTCGCGAGGGCGATTCCACCCCGGATGGCGACGGAGCCCTCTCGACGATGTTTGGCACTTTCTCCATCAACGATGCTGGGCAAGTTGCATACGCGGCTGATCTCACCGGCACCAGCGGTGGGGACTCCGACGACCAAGCCATCTTCCGCGATGGGATGAGCGGCGGCGCCGTACAGATCGCTCGTAAGGGTCAGGCCGCCCCCGATGGGAACGGCAGCTTTCTGAGATTCTTGTTCCCAAAACTCAACAATGTGGGTCAGGTTGCGTTTGTTGCCGATCTCGCCGGCACCAGCGGCGGCGAGGCGGACGCACAAGGCATCTACGTCGGCGACGGGACAGAGGGCGGACTGACGAGGGTTGCCCGAACGCGCGACCAAGCGCCCACTAGCAACGGGTCGCTTCAAGGTAGATTTCTAGAGCTGCGTGTGCCAACTCTTAACAACAATGGCCAGGTTTTGTTTAATGCTAACATTGACCTTCTGAACGGCGGCAGCACCAACGATGCGCAGGGGATTTTCTTCTACGATGAGCTTCTCGGTCTCACGAGCGTGGCACGTACTGGCGATGCTCTCGACGGCAGCACGATCGTCTTTCTCGGTGCTTCGATCAACAGTTTCGAGTCAAACGGCCGCACAAGCCTGAACGACCTCGGCCAAGTCGTTTACCATTACGGCCTCGCCGATGGACGACGTGGCGTGGCGATCGCGACAATTGACTCGGCTATTGCGGGCGATGCGGACTTCGACGGCATCGTCGACCTCGCGGATTTCGGACTGCTGCGGGCTGGCTTTGGAAGCACCGGCGATCTCACGCGGCTCGACGGCGACTTCAACAAGGACGGCGTGGTCGACCTGGCCGACTTTGGGTTGTTGCGGGCGAACTTCGGGGCCGCAGTCACGTCGGCTGACCTTGCGATGGTCGATGCGTGGGCGGCGACCGTGCCAGAGCCGACCCGGGCACTGGCCGGGTTTGCGGCGCTGACGCTTGTCGCACTGCGTCGTCGGACCGGCTGAGCTGATGTGGGTCGACCATCAGGTCGAGCCGTTGCTCTCGGCATCCGTGAGGCGGACGACGAAGACCTTGCGGACGGCCGGAAGGCAGCGGGTGTCGTCGCAGGCTTGATAGCTCAGGTACAGCTCCAACTCGCCGCCGGTCTCCATGGGGCGGACGAGGTGGGCGGATAGGCGGACACTGCCGCGATAAATGCCAGCGTCATCGGATGGATAATCGACGTGGGCCATGGCGTCGCTGTCGGTGGCGGCCAGTTCGAGCTTGTGCTCGTCGCCTTTGTGTCGTGGGCTGTAGAGGTGAAAGCCTTCGGCGATGGTCAAGACGACGTCGATCTGCTGGGCGTCGATCCACTCGCCGGCGAGCTGCACGACCTGACCAGCCTCGGCTGGTGGCGACTGCGGAGCGTCGACGGCGGGCCCTGGTTCGACCGT
Coding sequences within it:
- a CDS encoding choice-of-anchor tandem repeat NxxGxxAF-containing protein, with amino-acid sequence MNRPIHRHTAILAVAVLPALPAIASNLNGPDATASTTVIVDTTTPVPGGDGSFSMFNRALINSAGQVALQVRLSGTSGQSSSQVAIYRFDGVVDQVTQIGRLGADAPDGNGVISGFDASIRFNDAGQIAFEAGISETSGGFSDDRSILMSNMESAGLVQVAREGQATPDGNGTFFEPIFPALSNSGQTVFLAGLVGVAPSADFGLYVGDGTVDGIVELARGGLAASDGNGTLATLEGYAVNDAGHAVFRGLLSGTSGGSSDDAGYYLVDFTGSGLTQIAREGDSTPDGDGALSTMFGTFSINDAGQVAYAADLTGTSGGDSDDQAIFRDGMSGGAVQIARKGQAAPDGNGSFLRFLFPKLNNVGQVAFVADLAGTSGGEADAQGIYVGDGTEGGLTRVARTRDQAPTSNGSLQGRFLELRVPTLNNNGQVLFNANIDLLNGGSTNDAQGIFFYDELLGLTSVARTGDALDGSTIVFLGASINSFESNGRTSLNDLGQVVYHYGLADGRRGVAIATIDSAIAGDADFDGIVDLADFGLLRAGFGSTGDLTRLDGDFNKDGVVDLADFGLLRANFGAAVTSADLAMVDAWAATVPEPTRALAGFAALTLVALRRRTG